A single region of the Anguilla rostrata isolate EN2019 chromosome 11, ASM1855537v3, whole genome shotgun sequence genome encodes:
- the LOC135234496 gene encoding thyrotropin-releasing hormone receptor-like: MEPVATPPNDSPFSVGMANATPALQLGSNLTQGAELSAMPQSPLQVQVVTILLALLICGVGIAGNIMVVLVVLRTKHMMTPTNCYLVSLAFADLIVLLAAGLPNISDVVASWVYGYAGCLCITYLQYLGINVSSCSITAFTIERYIAICHSIKAQFICTVSRAKKIIAFVWVFTSLYCIMWFFLVNTNETVFADGVVVKCGYRVSRNLYMPIYFLDFTLFYVIPLIVATVLYGLIARILFMSPLPTNPSDRVGNDSVHQGRSSSTVKMSCKSNKGAMTSRKQVTKMLAVVVILFALLWMPYRTLVVVNSFMDPPYLNTWFLLFCRMCIYMNSAINPIIYNLMSQKFRAAFKKLCKCKKQHPEKVAKYNMPVYYSVMKDSSHESPDHDDTEQEDMGGYSVAAKKVSFTDKCKETGTMFSIA; encoded by the exons ATGGAGCCCGTTGCCACGCCGCCGAACGACTCGCCTTTCTCCGTCGGGATGGCGAACGCCACCCCCGCCCTCCAGCTGGGCTCGAACCTCacgcagggggcggagctgagcgCCATGCCGCAGAGCCCCCTGCAGGTGCAGGTGGTGACCATCCTGCTGGCGCTGCTCATATGCGGCGTCGGGATCGCGGGAAACATcatggtggtgctggtggtgctCCGCACCAAGCACATGATGACGCCCACCAACTGCTACCTGGTCAGCCTGGCCTTCGCCGACCTCATCGTCCTGCTGGCCGCCGGGCTGCCCAACATCTCCGACGTGGTGGCCTCCTGGGTCTACGGCTACGCCGGCTGCCTGTGCATCACCTACCTGCAGTACCTGGGCATCAACGTGTCCTCCTGCTCCATCACGGCCTTCACCATCGAGCGCTACATCGCCATCTGCCACTCCATCAAAGCCCAGTTCATCTGCACCGTGTCCCGCGCCAAGAAGATCATCGCCTTCGTCTGGGTCTTCACCTCCCTCTACTGCATCATGTGGTTCTTTCTGGTCAACACCAACGAGACGGTCTTCGCCGACGGGGTGGTGGTCAAGTGCGGCTACCGCGTCTCCAGGAACCTCTACATGCCCATTTACTTCCTGGACTTCACGCTCTTTTACGTCATACCGCTGATCGTGGCCACGGTGCTGTATGGCCTGATCGCCAGGATCCTGTTCATGAGCCCCCTGCCGACCAACCCCAGCGACCGGGTCGGGAACGACTCCGTCCACCAGGGACGGTCCAGCAGCACGGTCAAGATGTCCTGCAAGTCGAACAAGGGAGCCATGACGTCCAGGAAGCAG GTCACAAAGATGCTAGCGGTCGTGGTGATCCTGTTCGCCCTCCTCTGGATGCCCTACCGGACGCTGGTGGTGGTCAACTCCTTCATGGACCCGCCGTACCTCAACACCTGGTTCCTGCTCTTCTGCCGCATGTGCATCTACATGAACAGCGCCATCAACCCCATCATCTACAACCTGATGTCCCAGAAGTTTCGGGCCGCATTTAAGAAGCTCTGCAAGTGCAAGAAGCAGCACCCCGAGAAGGTCGCCAAGTACAACATGCCGGTGTACTACAGCGTCATGAAGGACTCCTCCCACGAGAGCCCAGACCACGACGACACCGAGCAGGAGGACATGGGCGGGTACTCCGTCGCCGCCAAAAAGGTCAGCTTCACCGACAAGTGCAAGGAAACGGGGACCATGTTCAGCATCGCCTGA